Proteins found in one Acidobacteriota bacterium genomic segment:
- a CDS encoding TRAP transporter fused permease subunit, which yields MAAVGRAVAQPHTPRDYRLLASGALGVFLCVFTLVEVNYPLLAPQSRLALFALAGLALCFLQVPIHSTLKQHPAARASDIVLAALAVGCCGYIVVQTDLLFEAWWIDGQALGNRAGFETTLDTAIGLVGLLLVIEAARRALGLALPLLAGAFILYALFGSAFPDWLFPHRGYSVERIVAQTFLHSQGVFGVALGVMFTYVFLFVIFGAFLEATGATRFIVDFAERVFGRSSGGPAKVAVLSSGLMGSLSGSAVANTATTGTFTIPMMRSAGFRPVTAAGVQAAASSGGALMPPVMGAGAYMMLEIVEPPVTYLEVIRAALIPALLYYLSLLLIVHFHAKRMAGATAGARADAAGVGAGGGGGGDTAGGGGSGEESEADISRAAGIVFGSALASLIVFLLLGYTAFRAVTLSLAAIVVVSSLSRETRLDWRGTLTSLANAARGVVPLVAAAACVGIIIGIVTLTGVGTRLPATIIPLAEQSLFLALVLIMVSSIILGMGLPSAVCYLLMATLIGPVLGDLGVIPLAAHLFIFYFGMMSMVTPPVALAAYAASSIANTRIMPTAFAAFRFALVGFTLPYMFIYRPELLMLTTSGEAAGWLEMLLPVAIATLGVGCFAAGIAGQLRAPLGLALRLAVFVAAALLLAPGPAATLAGVAVPVFDLAGVALFGVVLALNRPAA from the coding sequence CTGGCCGCAGTAGGCCGCGCCGTGGCTCAGCCGCACACTCCCCGCGACTATCGCCTGCTGGCGAGCGGCGCACTGGGAGTGTTCCTGTGCGTCTTCACGCTGGTCGAGGTCAACTACCCGCTGCTGGCCCCGCAGAGCCGGCTGGCGCTCTTCGCGCTGGCGGGACTGGCCCTCTGCTTTCTGCAGGTCCCGATTCACTCGACCCTGAAGCAGCATCCGGCGGCCCGGGCCAGTGACATCGTCCTTGCGGCGCTCGCCGTCGGCTGCTGCGGCTACATCGTCGTCCAGACCGATCTTCTGTTCGAGGCCTGGTGGATCGACGGACAGGCGCTGGGCAACCGGGCCGGCTTCGAGACCACCCTGGACACCGCGATAGGCCTGGTCGGCCTGCTGCTGGTGATCGAAGCGGCCCGCCGGGCTCTCGGCCTGGCCCTGCCGCTTCTGGCCGGGGCGTTCATTCTCTACGCCCTGTTCGGCTCGGCGTTCCCCGACTGGCTGTTCCCCCACCGCGGCTACTCCGTGGAGCGCATCGTCGCGCAGACGTTCCTGCACAGCCAGGGCGTCTTCGGGGTGGCGCTGGGCGTGATGTTCACGTACGTGTTTCTCTTCGTCATCTTCGGCGCATTCCTCGAGGCGACCGGCGCCACACGGTTCATTGTCGACTTCGCGGAGCGGGTCTTCGGCCGAAGCTCGGGCGGCCCGGCGAAGGTGGCGGTCCTGAGCAGCGGCCTGATGGGCTCGCTCTCGGGCAGCGCCGTCGCGAACACCGCAACCACCGGGACGTTCACCATCCCGATGATGCGAAGCGCCGGCTTCCGGCCCGTAACGGCGGCCGGCGTGCAGGCCGCGGCCAGCTCCGGCGGGGCGCTGATGCCGCCCGTGATGGGAGCCGGCGCCTACATGATGCTGGAGATCGTCGAACCGCCGGTGACCTACCTGGAGGTCATTCGGGCGGCGCTCATACCGGCCCTCCTGTACTACCTGTCGCTGCTGCTCATCGTGCACTTCCACGCGAAACGGATGGCCGGTGCGACCGCCGGGGCGCGGGCCGACGCGGCGGGCGTCGGCGCTGGCGGCGGTGGCGGCGGCGACACCGCTGGCGGCGGTGGCAGCGGCGAAGAGAGCGAAGCGGACATCTCGCGGGCGGCCGGCATCGTGTTCGGCTCCGCCCTCGCCAGCCTCATCGTGTTCCTGTTACTCGGCTACACGGCGTTCCGGGCCGTGACGCTCTCCCTGGCCGCGATCGTCGTCGTCAGCAGCCTGAGCCGCGAAACCCGACTCGACTGGCGCGGCACCCTGACGAGCCTCGCGAACGCGGCGCGGGGCGTCGTGCCCCTCGTGGCGGCGGCCGCCTGCGTCGGCATCATCATCGGCATCGTCACCCTGACCGGCGTCGGCACCCGCCTCCCCGCGACCATCATTCCGCTGGCGGAACAGAGCCTGTTCCTGGCCCTGGTGCTGATCATGGTCTCGTCGATCATTCTCGGCATGGGGCTGCCGTCGGCGGTCTGCTACCTGCTGATGGCGACGCTGATCGGTCCGGTGCTGGGCGACCTCGGCGTCATCCCGCTCGCCGCCCACCTGTTCATCTTCTACTTCGGGATGATGTCGATGGTGACCCCGCCCGTGGCGCTGGCGGCGTACGCCGCGTCGTCGATCGCCAATACGCGCATCATGCCAACCGCGTTCGCGGCATTCCGGTTCGCGCTGGTCGGCTTCACGCTTCCCTACATGTTCATCTACCGGCCGGAGCTGCTCATGCTGACCACCTCCGGCGAGGCGGCGGGCTGGCTGGAAATGCTGCTTCCGGTCGCCATCGCCACCCTCGGCGTCGGCTGCTTCGCGGCCGGCATCGCCGGACAACTGCGCGCGCCGCTCGGCCTCGCGCTCCGCCTGGCGGTGTTCGTCGCGGCGGCCCTGCTGCTGGCGCCCGGGCCGGCGGCGACCCTGGCGGGCGTTGCGGTGCCGGTGTTCGATCTGGCCGGCGTCGCCCTGTTCGGCGTGGTGCTCGCGCTGAACCGTCCGGCCGCGTGA
- a CDS encoding circularly permuted type 2 ATP-grasp protein: MDFDAYDLDDDIYDEMFEPGGAPRPHHHSLHDAIARLSTQELTDVQERVTRSFLQEGITFTVYGDTEAEERIIPVDCLPRILSAAEWQEIEIGLTQRILALNRFLADVYGDRRIIADGAVPADIVDDCPQYRPEMRGATPPCDTWVAVCGTDIVRTNDGFVVLEDNLRVPSGVSYMIANRKAVKSNLRRLYRRCNVREVENYGQLLRDTLVELAPEGRSDPSIALLTPGIYNAAYYEHLFLAREIGAELVEGRDLLVRDGHVYRRTTEGLSRVDVIYRRVDDDFIDPDVFRPDSLLGVPGLLQAYRLGNVALANAPGTGVADDKSVYAYVPDMIRYYLSEEPILANVPTRLCRRPEDLEYALDNLDRLIVKRVGESGGYGMLVGPHASPAERNEYAKGMRANPADFIAQPVLSLSRAPCLIDEQIEPRHVDLRPFVLRGRTTRIVPGAFCRVALRRGGIVVNSSQGGGGKDVWVIDGDVSAAQ; the protein is encoded by the coding sequence ATGGACTTCGACGCGTACGACCTCGACGACGACATCTACGACGAGATGTTCGAGCCGGGCGGTGCGCCGCGTCCGCACCACCACTCCCTGCACGACGCGATTGCCCGCCTGTCGACCCAGGAGTTGACCGACGTGCAGGAGCGCGTGACGCGCTCGTTCCTCCAGGAAGGGATTACGTTCACCGTCTACGGCGACACGGAGGCGGAAGAGCGGATCATCCCCGTCGACTGCCTGCCGCGCATCCTGTCGGCGGCCGAATGGCAGGAGATCGAAATCGGCCTCACGCAGCGCATCCTGGCCCTGAACCGGTTTCTGGCCGACGTGTATGGAGACCGGCGCATCATCGCGGACGGCGCGGTACCGGCCGACATCGTCGACGACTGCCCGCAGTACCGGCCGGAAATGCGCGGCGCGACACCGCCCTGCGACACGTGGGTCGCGGTCTGCGGCACCGACATCGTCCGGACCAATGACGGATTCGTGGTGCTGGAAGACAACCTGCGTGTGCCGTCCGGCGTGTCCTACATGATCGCGAACCGGAAGGCGGTCAAGTCGAACCTGCGCCGCCTGTACCGCCGCTGCAACGTCCGGGAGGTCGAGAACTACGGCCAACTGCTGCGGGACACGCTGGTTGAGCTGGCCCCGGAGGGCCGTTCCGATCCGTCCATCGCGCTGCTGACGCCCGGCATCTACAACGCGGCGTACTACGAGCATCTGTTCCTGGCGCGCGAGATCGGGGCCGAACTGGTCGAAGGCCGGGACCTGCTCGTCCGCGACGGTCATGTCTACAGGCGGACGACGGAAGGGTTGAGCCGCGTCGACGTGATCTACCGCCGGGTGGACGACGACTTCATCGATCCGGATGTCTTCCGGCCCGATTCGCTGCTGGGCGTGCCCGGCCTGTTGCAGGCCTACCGGCTGGGGAACGTCGCTCTGGCGAACGCGCCGGGAACCGGCGTCGCCGACGACAAGAGCGTGTATGCCTACGTGCCCGACATGATCCGCTACTACCTGTCGGAGGAACCGATCCTCGCCAACGTTCCGACGAGGCTCTGTCGCCGACCGGAGGATCTCGAGTACGCGCTGGACAACCTCGATCGGCTCATCGTCAAGCGGGTGGGCGAGTCGGGCGGCTACGGGATGCTGGTGGGCCCGCACGCGTCGCCGGCGGAGCGGAACGAGTATGCGAAGGGCATGCGCGCGAATCCCGCGGACTTCATCGCGCAGCCGGTCCTTTCGCTCTCCCGCGCCCCCTGTCTGATAGACGAGCAGATCGAGCCCCGCCACGTCGACCTGCGGCCATTCGTACTGCGGGGGCGAACGACCCGGATCGTCCCCGGCGCTTTCTGCCGGGTGGCGCTCCGGCGCGGCGGGATCGTCGTCAACTCCAGTCAGGGCGGCGGCGGCAAGGATGTCTGGGTGATCGACGGCGACGTCAGCGCCGCGCAGTGA
- a CDS encoding alpha-E domain-containing protein, whose amino-acid sequence MLSRSAEGLYWTGRYLERTDHLCRLLRVQVETLVDRPVREIHFGWRRIYASLGRLPPGANVALGGADDDLTLADAYTLADHLTFERTNPDSVRNGFSMARENARQMRHCISAEFWTTFNLAWLRFKSRRIEEIWKTAPETFYTEVSRDIDTLGGVAATTMYRDEGWRFLELGRYTERAMLMLALVLAHLAIWRRQAGESVRADDSWSSLLRVCQAVDAYRRRHGVEVRPARVIDLLVNDPRLPRSLCHSFAMTVAELQALPIGPGPMADARRLASQMGTALRNDWPAGSSLDAREACLRTLQARFLTLHGLVMAAYVGYDADGAPVR is encoded by the coding sequence ATGCTGTCACGCAGCGCCGAAGGGCTCTACTGGACCGGCCGCTACCTGGAGCGAACCGACCATCTCTGCCGCCTGCTGCGGGTGCAGGTGGAAACTCTGGTCGACCGTCCGGTGCGTGAAATCCACTTCGGGTGGCGGCGGATCTACGCGTCCCTCGGCCGCCTGCCGCCCGGCGCGAACGTGGCTCTCGGCGGCGCCGATGACGACCTCACCCTGGCCGACGCCTACACGCTTGCGGACCACCTGACGTTCGAACGGACGAATCCCGATTCCGTCCGGAACGGCTTCTCGATGGCGCGCGAAAACGCGCGGCAGATGCGCCACTGCATCAGCGCCGAGTTCTGGACCACGTTCAATCTGGCGTGGCTCCGCTTCAAGTCGCGGCGCATCGAGGAGATCTGGAAGACCGCGCCCGAGACGTTCTACACGGAAGTGTCGCGCGACATCGACACGCTCGGCGGCGTCGCCGCCACGACGATGTACCGCGACGAAGGTTGGCGCTTCCTCGAGCTGGGCCGCTACACGGAACGGGCGATGCTGATGCTCGCCCTGGTGCTTGCCCACCTGGCGATCTGGCGCCGGCAGGCCGGCGAGAGCGTGCGGGCCGACGACTCGTGGTCGAGCCTGCTGCGCGTCTGTCAGGCCGTCGACGCCTATCGGCGGCGCCACGGCGTGGAGGTTCGGCCGGCGCGGGTCATCGACCTGCTGGTGAACGACCCGCGGCTGCCCCGGTCGCTCTGCCACTCGTTCGCGATGACGGTCGCCGAGCTGCAGGCCCTGCCGATCGGTCCGGGGCCCATGGCCGACGCACGGCGCCTCGCCTCGCAGATGGGCACGGCCCTCCGGAACGACTGGCCGGCCGGATCCAGCCTGGACGCGCGGGAAGCCTGCCTGCGCACGCTCCAGGCGCGGTTCCTGACGTTGCACGGCCTCGTGATGGCCGCCTACGTTGGGTACGACGCCGACGGGGCTCCGGTTCGATGA
- a CDS encoding STAS domain-containing protein yields MNIEVAEERDGSALVLLPVGRLDSANARSFESIVMERISGGEQALIVDFSRLTFISSSGMRVLLIAAKKLQASSGKLVLCEMKDHIEEVFRISGFDQIIPIKGSRSEASDTV; encoded by the coding sequence ATGAACATTGAAGTGGCAGAGGAACGGGATGGTTCGGCGCTGGTACTCCTGCCGGTCGGACGTTTGGACAGTGCAAACGCCCGCTCGTTCGAGTCGATCGTGATGGAACGCATCAGCGGGGGTGAACAGGCGCTTATCGTCGACTTCAGCCGTCTGACGTTCATCAGCAGCTCCGGAATGCGCGTACTGCTGATCGCCGCCAAGAAGCTGCAGGCGAGCAGCGGCAAGCTGGTCCTGTGCGAGATGAAGGATCACATCGAAGAGGTGTTCCGGATCAGCGGTTTCGACCAGATCATCCCGATCAAGGGATCGCGCTCGGAAGCGAGCGACACCGTCTGA
- a CDS encoding ATP-binding protein — MPDDALQVSIMPRVTELQALSRRVEEYGDARGLPEPTVFVINLALDELITNSVMHGFTGVGDPHIDIGLLVEGNSLKLTVKDNGAPFDPTADTDPDLDSSLEDRRIGGLGLHLVKSFANRIHYEYVDGQNCLTLEHDLQRASE; from the coding sequence ATGCCTGACGACGCGCTTCAGGTTTCGATAATGCCTCGCGTGACCGAGTTACAGGCACTGTCACGCCGGGTGGAGGAGTACGGCGACGCCCGCGGGCTGCCGGAGCCGACCGTGTTCGTCATCAATCTGGCTCTGGACGAGTTGATAACCAATTCCGTGATGCACGGGTTCACTGGCGTTGGGGATCCCCACATCGACATCGGTCTGTTGGTGGAAGGCAACAGCCTGAAGCTGACGGTCAAGGACAACGGAGCACCGTTCGATCCGACGGCCGACACCGACCCGGATTTGGATTCCTCGCTCGAGGATCGCCGGATCGGTGGACTGGGGCTGCACCTGGTGAAGAGCTTCGCCAACCGGATCCACTACGAATACGTGGATGGCCAGAACTGCCTGACACTCGAACATGACTTGCAGCGGGCGTCGGAATAG
- a CDS encoding SpoIIE family protein phosphatase, producing the protein MSDVAVGTATAPITAETSSPRLRLAVRGFLAAALLLAITITATSTTQLYNTAVALRAEAEANAVNLSELLAASFAEIGEISLANVARTLDATLDGQMTAQARLAANMVAAAEAAGMSPPEVIGLLDSIVGTTVLDEFWITDESAYSYLTNVRDEEGGLVPFAFDPDPTVQPQASKFYVLLASPLDGTDVITQPAQVREIDQQVFKYVGVGGVDKPRIVQVGNALNFGEQEILTNVYASQRADVSAVIEGILGQQMVAQATILDRFTYAAGLAGWDRGDVEERLRRIVDTTVIGEIRVTDAGGAIRYSSLPAALAEGPLPHDSELASLRDGTERVVEHPAAPRAADDAIFKYVTLAGRDTPQFVQVGIPIEGSAGNLLYSVYQSEADVLVRSRNLEALWVVNLDRDIAAAAPRPGMPTDGEITDARAVYSRNAEAVVARAMDEGRVVSEASLSLLAPAERGLWVASPIINAGGIPIGALAVAVNLDEIVETVFAEVVSTTLIALVLLGGAGAGALWGTRWLTRPIEVIADAARDVESGREPDPAAMSQVVQRQDELGSLARVFNDMTVQVFMREEQLETLVSERTQELQTSNQQLQLAQDAMEQDLEMAKVVQHALVREGNVELSDFFACARMTPAQAVGGDLVDMVELSDNRFCLILGDVSGKGVAASLFMAAAHSALRTASSMHTDIGAVVVEANDRLCAQNPMGFFVTGVVALVDLQAHTVDYVCAGHDSPVVVGADGECRMVEATGGLAMGVMDGMDYDSRRIALQPGETLFLFTDGLTDAVNLEGELYGKERLDQTFIEAAALAPEALIDHVWRRIADFSAGAPVVDDMTCLVIKRR; encoded by the coding sequence ATGAGTGACGTGGCGGTAGGTACGGCGACGGCGCCGATTACGGCGGAAACGAGTTCTCCGCGCCTGAGGCTTGCCGTGCGCGGCTTCCTCGCGGCGGCGCTCCTGCTCGCGATCACGATTACCGCCACGTCGACGACCCAGCTCTACAACACGGCTGTCGCCCTCCGGGCGGAGGCGGAAGCGAACGCGGTCAATCTGTCGGAGCTGCTGGCGGCGAGCTTTGCCGAGATCGGCGAGATCTCCCTCGCCAACGTGGCCCGCACGCTCGATGCGACGCTGGACGGCCAGATGACGGCCCAGGCGCGCCTTGCCGCGAACATGGTGGCGGCCGCCGAGGCGGCCGGGATGTCGCCGCCGGAAGTCATTGGATTGCTCGACAGCATCGTCGGCACGACGGTGCTCGACGAGTTCTGGATCACCGACGAATCGGCTTACTCCTACCTGACCAACGTGCGCGACGAGGAAGGCGGGCTCGTCCCGTTCGCCTTCGACCCCGACCCGACCGTGCAGCCGCAGGCGTCGAAGTTCTACGTCCTGCTCGCTTCGCCGCTCGACGGCACCGACGTCATCACCCAGCCCGCTCAGGTGCGCGAGATCGATCAGCAGGTCTTCAAGTACGTCGGGGTAGGTGGCGTCGACAAGCCGCGGATCGTGCAGGTCGGCAACGCGCTCAACTTCGGCGAGCAGGAGATTCTCACCAACGTCTACGCCTCGCAGCGCGCCGACGTTTCCGCGGTCATTGAGGGAATCCTGGGCCAGCAGATGGTCGCCCAGGCCACCATCCTCGACCGTTTCACGTATGCCGCCGGGCTGGCGGGGTGGGACCGCGGCGACGTGGAGGAGCGGTTGCGGCGTATCGTCGACACGACCGTCATCGGCGAGATCCGCGTGACCGACGCCGGGGGCGCCATCCGGTACTCGAGCCTGCCCGCCGCGCTGGCCGAGGGTCCGCTGCCGCACGACTCGGAGCTGGCGTCCTTGCGTGACGGCACGGAACGGGTCGTCGAGCATCCGGCGGCGCCGCGAGCCGCCGACGACGCCATATTCAAGTACGTCACCCTCGCCGGGCGCGACACGCCGCAGTTCGTGCAGGTCGGCATCCCCATCGAAGGAAGCGCCGGCAACCTTCTCTATTCGGTCTACCAGAGCGAGGCGGACGTGCTGGTTCGCTCGCGCAACCTGGAGGCGCTCTGGGTAGTCAACCTCGACCGCGATATCGCGGCCGCCGCGCCGCGTCCGGGAATGCCGACCGACGGGGAAATCACCGACGCGCGCGCCGTCTACAGCCGGAACGCGGAAGCGGTCGTGGCGCGGGCGATGGACGAAGGCCGCGTGGTGAGCGAGGCGAGCCTGTCGCTGCTGGCGCCGGCCGAGCGCGGCCTGTGGGTCGCCTCGCCGATCATCAACGCGGGAGGGATCCCGATCGGCGCCCTCGCGGTCGCCGTCAATCTGGACGAGATCGTGGAAACCGTGTTCGCCGAGGTGGTGAGCACGACGTTGATAGCCCTCGTACTGCTGGGTGGCGCCGGCGCGGGAGCGCTCTGGGGAACGCGCTGGCTTACCCGTCCGATCGAAGTGATTGCGGACGCGGCGCGCGACGTGGAATCGGGACGGGAGCCCGACCCGGCCGCGATGAGCCAGGTGGTCCAACGGCAGGACGAGCTGGGGAGTCTTGCGCGTGTTTTCAACGACATGACGGTGCAGGTCTTCATGCGTGAGGAGCAGCTCGAGACGCTCGTCTCCGAGCGGACGCAGGAACTGCAGACGAGCAACCAGCAGTTGCAGCTCGCCCAGGACGCGATGGAGCAGGACCTCGAGATGGCGAAGGTCGTGCAGCACGCGCTCGTGCGGGAAGGCAACGTCGAGTTGAGCGACTTCTTCGCCTGCGCGCGCATGACGCCGGCCCAGGCGGTAGGAGGCGATCTCGTCGACATGGTCGAGCTGTCCGACAACCGCTTCTGTCTGATCCTCGGCGACGTTTCGGGCAAGGGGGTGGCGGCGTCCCTCTTCATGGCGGCGGCCCATTCCGCCCTCAGGACGGCGTCCTCCATGCACACGGACATCGGGGCGGTCGTCGTTGAAGCGAACGATCGGCTGTGCGCCCAGAATCCGATGGGCTTCTTCGTGACCGGCGTTGTCGCCCTCGTCGATCTGCAGGCCCACACGGTCGACTACGTCTGCGCCGGCCACGACTCGCCGGTGGTCGTCGGCGCGGACGGCGAATGCCGGATGGTCGAGGCGACCGGCGGTCTCGCGATGGGCGTGATGGACGGCATGGACTACGACAGCCGCCGCATCGCCCTGCAGCCGGGCGAGACGCTCTTCCTCTTCACCGACGGCCTGACCGACGCGGTGAATCTCGAGGGCGAACTCTACGGCAAGGAGCGTCTCGACCAGACGTTCATCGAAGCGGCCGCCCTTGCCCCCGAAGCGCTGATCGACCACGTCTGGCGGCGCATAGCGGATTTCTCGGCTGGCGCGCCCGTCGTCGACGACATGACCTGCCTCGTAATCAAGCGCCGGTAA
- a CDS encoding nucleoside-binding protein, producing MALVLATASAASAQTEFHYQFGRLVNPFASPEGTIARTQILTLQQASTWKGGDSFFFADIIEDAGIDGFNETEIYTEWYPTLSFSKVSGSTVGAGPLRDVALIGGINIDADANFLKWLPGVRLSWNVPGFIFLNTDITAFIDGNSGIASGGAPRTNNSYMFDVNWLSIFTIGNQSFNFMGHAEYIGATTITEDVPFNRNQNGWLLAQPQFVWDLGNAIGGEPAANQIFIGVEYQYWRNKLGAAADENTVQFLAVWRM from the coding sequence ATGGCGCTGGTGCTGGCGACCGCGAGCGCGGCGTCGGCGCAGACGGAGTTCCACTACCAGTTCGGACGGCTGGTCAACCCGTTCGCATCGCCGGAGGGGACCATCGCGAGGACGCAGATCCTCACCCTGCAGCAGGCGTCCACCTGGAAGGGAGGCGACAGTTTCTTCTTCGCCGACATCATCGAGGACGCCGGCATCGACGGTTTCAACGAGACGGAGATCTACACGGAGTGGTACCCCACGCTGAGCTTCTCCAAGGTTTCGGGTTCCACCGTGGGCGCCGGCCCGCTCCGGGACGTTGCCTTGATCGGCGGCATCAACATCGACGCCGATGCGAACTTCCTCAAGTGGCTGCCGGGGGTCCGGCTTTCCTGGAATGTCCCCGGCTTCATCTTCCTGAACACCGACATCACGGCGTTCATCGATGGCAACTCGGGCATTGCGAGCGGTGGCGCGCCCAGAACGAACAACAGCTACATGTTCGACGTCAACTGGCTCTCCATCTTCACCATCGGCAATCAGTCGTTTAACTTCATGGGGCACGCGGAGTACATCGGCGCGACCACCATCACGGAGGACGTGCCCTTCAACCGCAACCAGAACGGCTGGCTCCTGGCCCAGCCGCAGTTCGTCTGGGACCTGGGGAACGCCATCGGCGGCGAGCCCGCCGCAAACCAGATCTTCATCGGCGTCGAGTATCAGTACTGGCGGAACAAGCTGGGTGCGGCGGCGGACGAAAACACCGTGCAGTTCCTCGCGGTATGGCGGATGTAG
- a CDS encoding Fic family protein: MQRDATGGYAVVQVEGEEVRAFVPDPLPPAPPLAIDGGVPRALEAAAAALGRLDAFGAAAHPDAAALGYACVRQEAIGSSRIEGIDVPLEALLRVEVDGPSSTTGDDVLEVANHVRAIEQGLGQLRQDRAVSNRLLRELHAVLLDSPRGQRKMPGAFRRAQNWIGGPHPLSARYVPPPPAEVENCMAALERFVHAADDRLPLLARTALAHAQFESIHPFLDGNGRVGRLLVTLMLRDLGLLREAVLPISAFLYRHRMAYYDLLNTVTATGNWEDWLEYFLEGVRAAADGTVALAGRMAELFAADRRRIDDVGRRMRSAARVHQALMAQPVVSIPVLRQKAGISFPAAANAIERLTEMGITRQISAGARNRIFAYEAYLKLLGETD; the protein is encoded by the coding sequence ATGCAACGTGATGCGACCGGCGGCTACGCCGTCGTGCAGGTCGAAGGGGAGGAAGTCCGGGCGTTCGTTCCCGATCCGCTGCCTCCCGCGCCCCCGCTGGCGATCGACGGCGGGGTTCCGCGGGCGCTGGAAGCCGCGGCGGCGGCGCTTGGCCGGCTCGACGCCTTCGGCGCTGCCGCCCACCCGGACGCGGCTGCCCTCGGCTACGCCTGCGTCCGGCAGGAAGCGATCGGCTCGTCGCGCATAGAGGGCATCGACGTCCCCCTGGAGGCCCTGCTGAGGGTCGAGGTGGACGGCCCGTCGTCGACGACCGGCGATGACGTGCTCGAGGTGGCGAACCATGTCCGCGCCATCGAGCAGGGCCTCGGCCAGTTGCGGCAGGACCGGGCGGTCTCGAACCGGCTGCTTCGCGAGCTGCACGCGGTGCTGCTCGACAGCCCGCGCGGCCAGAGGAAGATGCCGGGCGCGTTTCGGCGGGCGCAGAACTGGATCGGCGGGCCGCATCCCCTGAGCGCGCGCTACGTGCCGCCGCCGCCGGCGGAAGTAGAGAACTGCATGGCGGCGCTCGAACGCTTCGTCCATGCCGCCGACGACCGCCTGCCGCTGCTCGCGCGGACGGCCCTCGCGCACGCGCAGTTCGAGTCGATCCACCCGTTCCTGGACGGCAACGGCCGGGTGGGACGCCTGCTCGTCACGTTGATGCTGCGCGACCTTGGCCTGCTGCGCGAGGCGGTCCTGCCGATCAGCGCGTTTCTCTACCGCCATCGGATGGCGTACTACGACCTGCTGAACACGGTGACCGCAACGGGCAACTGGGAAGACTGGCTCGAGTACTTCCTCGAGGGCGTGCGCGCCGCGGCCGATGGCACGGTCGCGCTCGCCGGACGGATGGCGGAGCTCTTCGCGGCGGATCGGCGACGAATCGACGACGTGGGCCGCCGCATGCGGTCGGCCGCACGCGTGCACCAGGCCCTGATGGCGCAGCCGGTCGTCTCGATCCCGGTCCTCCGGCAGAAGGCGGGGATCTCCTTCCCCGCCGCCGCGAATGCGATCGAGCGGTTGACCGAGATGGGAATCACACGCCAGATCAGCGCCGGTGCGCGCAACCGCATATTTGCCTACGAGGCCTACCTGAAGCTCCTCGGCGAAACCGACTGA
- a CDS encoding alpha/beta hydrolase: MHLLEAGYDAANRRPLLLLLHGFPELAYSWRHVLVPLAEAGYHVVAPDQRGYGRTTGWDPDYDGDLRSYRRLNAVRDALALVSALGYRSVDAVFGHDFGSPVAAWCAVTRPDIFRAVALMSAPFGGTPSFPFDTADNPQQPAPAEPDIHAEMTRLSRPRKHYQRYYTTREANNDMWRAPQGIHDFLRAYYHHKSADWEENRPYRLAGWTAAEVAKMPTYYIMDLDETMAETVAKEMPTPAEIAANTWLPDRELRVYSEEFGRTGFQGGLQWYRSGVFSEELRTFAGRTIDIPSMFIAGSSDWGAYQRPGSLERMQESACTDMRGVHFIDGAGHWVQQEQPEETARLLIDFLRDA; encoded by the coding sequence ATGCACCTGCTCGAAGCGGGATACGACGCCGCGAACCGCCGGCCGCTCCTGCTTCTCCTGCACGGCTTTCCCGAGCTCGCCTACAGTTGGCGCCATGTCCTCGTTCCCCTCGCGGAGGCGGGATACCACGTGGTCGCACCGGATCAGCGAGGCTACGGCCGAACCACCGGCTGGGATCCCGACTACGACGGCGACCTCCGGTCCTACCGCCGGCTGAATGCGGTCCGCGACGCGCTCGCGCTCGTCTCGGCCCTCGGCTACCGGTCGGTCGATGCCGTGTTCGGCCATGACTTCGGATCGCCGGTCGCCGCGTGGTGCGCCGTCACACGTCCCGATATCTTCCGCGCCGTCGCACTGATGAGCGCGCCGTTCGGCGGCACCCCGAGCTTTCCGTTCGACACCGCCGACAACCCGCAGCAGCCGGCTCCGGCCGAACCGGACATCCACGCCGAGATGACGCGCCTTTCGCGCCCGCGCAAGCACTACCAGCGCTACTACACGACGCGCGAGGCGAACAACGACATGTGGCGCGCGCCGCAGGGAATCCACGACTTCCTCCGTGCCTACTACCACCACAAGAGCGCGGACTGGGAGGAAAACCGTCCGTACCGTCTGGCCGGATGGACCGCCGCCGAAGTGGCGAAGATGCCCACCTACTACATCATGGACCTCGACGAGACGATGGCCGAGACCGTCGCCAAGGAGATGCCGACGCCGGCCGAGATCGCCGCCAACACCTGGCTGCCGGACCGCGAGCTGCGCGTCTACAGCGAGGAGTTCGGCCGGACCGGCTTCCAGGGCGGCCTGCAGTGGTATCGCTCGGGCGTCTTCTCGGAAGAGCTGCGCACCTTCGCCGGACGCACCATCGACATCCCGTCGATGTTCATCGCCGGCAGCAGCGACTGGGGCGCGTACCAGCGGCCCGGCTCGCTCGAGCGGATGCAGGAGTCGGCCTGCACCGACATGCGGGGGGTGCATTTCATCGACGGCGCCGGCCACTGGGTGCAACAGGAGCAGCCGGAGGAAACCGCGCGGCTGCTGATTGACTTCCTGCGTGACGCGTAG